The following is a genomic window from Shewanella avicenniae.
TGTAATGCCGTCGCCACAGCATGCGCCGCCCAAGCCATCAAACAGATCACCGCCACTTGCAACATAGCGAGGCTGATTTGAATGCTTTGGCGTCTGAGTAAAGCAAATCGCGCTGTGGAATGAGCCAGATGCATGATTGGTCTCGGATAAAATTGATAGCGCAATTGTAGGGTGCTATTTTAGATAAAAAAAATGAATATTATTAATACAAAACATTCCAAAGGGTTATATTAGTGGATCTTAAGGTTATTCGCTATTTCATAGAAATCGTCGACAACGGTGGATTTGCCAAGGCCGCCGAGGCGATTCATATCACTCAGCCCGCACTATCTAAAGCGATTACTCAGCTCGAGTCAGATCTGGATTTAGTGCTGTTAGAACGCGGTAAACGCGGCAGTCAACTGCGCCCAACCGCGTCGGGACAAGTGGTATATCGCTATGGCAAATCATTGCTGAATACCCGCGACGAAATGCTCAGTGAACTTGCGGCACAACGGAGTTTGCTGACCGGTGAGTTACATCTTGGCCTAGCCCCCTTAGGCAGTGCCGAATTATTTACCCCAGTCATTAGCCGCTATCGCGCGCTTTACCCCAACATCAAAATGCAGTTGCTGGTTCGTGGTGGCACCGAACAAACTCAGAAGTTGAAAAAAGGCGAAGTGGAGCTCGCCACCGGGATTATCTCCTTA
Proteins encoded in this region:
- a CDS encoding LysR substrate-binding domain-containing protein, translated to MDLKVIRYFIEIVDNGGFAKAAEAIHITQPALSKAITQLESDLDLVLLERGKRGSQLRPTASGQVVYRYGKSLLNTRDEMLSELAAQRSLLTGELHLGLAPLGSAELFTPVISRYRALYPNIKMQLLVRGGTEQTQKLKKGEVELATGIISLDDNFEGFCIRRDPMMVVLPQQHPFASETELSLKQLSEDPQIIFNEEYALHDLVLNGCVQRGFMPKIVTKVSHPDFGVALVAAGTGAMIMPRFLATRHQVPGVVNVPLSQQDLIWELSMYWRKSHTLSFAALAMVELVREYHVADH